From the genome of Ovis aries strain OAR_USU_Benz2616 breed Rambouillet chromosome 5, ARS-UI_Ramb_v3.0, whole genome shotgun sequence:
AGTAGACACTCGTATCTAAGGAATGAGTTTTACTCCAGTATACTTTCTGTAACAATGTGCTTTGAGAACTAACAACATTATCATGACTCTTGTTTGAAATACGCATTCTCAAGAGTTCACCTGTGGCACAGTGAATGAAACTTTGAAATTTGGGCCtagttatttctgttttaacaaGCAATGGACATTATTCTCTTGGACACTGTCATTTGGCAACCACTAGTTTAGCGGCTTCTCCATGAGACCAAACATCTCTTTTACGTTTACTTCATTTCCTATTTTAATAACATTCTCAGTACTTTGTAAATGTTCGTATACGTCTGAACATGTTTTCATGGGCCAGAGATACTATCTCTTTTTAGACACAGAAAGAGGGGTGGTTTGCctttttatctatttaaaaaataggacCACATTCATTCTAGAGACTTGATTAGATATAGGACCTGATCCATGGGAAGTTTTGTCGTGTTTGGCAGGTACTTTTTCATTAATGTATCTTTCCTTATGAACAAGATATCAGGCATTCAAACCCAATCTGAtatcttggttaaaaaaaagaaaagttgaagaCTGGAGAGACGAATCCTCCAAGGTGAGAGATTATAAAGAACTTCCCACGTCCGTTAAATTTCAGTGTGTTTTGGGTTTATAAGAAGGAAACTTAGTGAGATGTTTTCCTTCAGAAGGCTGAGGACATTGGTTTCTAATGCTCTGTAACTTCCTCAACATCTCATACAtacttacttttcattttatcagAGTTTCCTATGATCTCAAAAAATAgccttctgtttctttatttgtcatgtctttttttttcctttgggctaTGTTGGTCTTCATCGTTGTATATAGGCTcttagttgctgtgtgcaggctttccgTAGTTGCAGCGGTCAGGGGTTCCTCTACTTTTGGTGTGCAGGCTTCCATTGGgtagtttctcttgttgcagagaatgaGCTCCAGGGCCTCAGACTCACTAGTTGCATCACTCGGGCTCGACAGTGCAGGCTCATTagtcgtggcacacaggcttggctGTTCCAGAGCACATGCATTTTTAGTTTCAGGACCAGGGATCTCACATGTGACCTCTGCACTGTAGATGagttcttaactactggaccaccaggaaagtcccttagtTTTATCATGTTGATGTATACTTTTTATCCAGAACTTTCCCTAATAGTattctcttttcctcattttcactttttcataagACTCATCGTTTAAATCAAGTACTGAATTTtgactacatatatatattcttaatttttgtcATAATCAAGCTCCTCTTTTCTGTCTTGCCTTTTTAAAAGGTATGTTTAGTTTAGAAACTTATTCACATGAGCCTTATTGTTTTTAACTGCTTTAACATCCACTTCTTTTTGCAGTCTTAaatttattattctcttttactttagaatgggaaatgcaaattaaatccaaTGACTTGAAAATTCAGCAGGATACTTTGtgggaaaaaatatcaaataggGTACAAATGGTAAGATCAGTAAGTTCataagaaatatttcttattttcctttcagttaaCGTTGGGATTTCATTACAAGATGAACACTAGTGGTAGATATTTGAGTGGCATTTATTCCAAAGATAGCAGTGTCTGTCAACAAATTTTGATTATGTTCAATTTGGGGATATCCTAACCTGAGGTTCAAAATAGATGCATCAGAATTCCTCAAGAAATCATTCTCACGTATATAATTAGACTTTGAATTTTGAGAACAGTTCAATGAAATTGCAGTGAACTGTTTTACCATTAGAGTATATGGCATTTCATTGTGTCAGAAGGATTTCATCATTTAACTTGAAAGAAATCAACAGAATAGGAACTGTATGAATGTAATGAAGATGTtaaaaatcatcatcatcattgtaaTGATGTTTCTGTTTGGAGATGGATAGGATCGGTTAATGAGTCTGAGAAAGCTTTGAATCATCATCCATTCGTTTTTCCACAGACACGAAGCCGCAATGGACAGGAACTGTATGACTGTGAGCGAAGCAAGAAAGACATCAGTGACCACTTTTACCTTAGGACACACAGGAGCACTGAAAATGGAACGAATTTTTATGAAGATAATCAGTATGGAAAGAGCTTCCATACTCTACACAACAAACCCTTTACTGGGGAAAAATCCCCCATGTTTAATCAGTGTGGAAAAGCTGTCAGGCTGACTCCAGATATGAAAacacacactggagagaaaccttttAAGTGTGACACATGTGAAAAAGCCTTTAGGTTGTTCTCATTGATTCATGTTCACTGTTGATTTCATGCTGGAAtaaaaccttacaaatgtaaggaatgtgggaagaACTTTGCTGTATTCTCAAACCTCACTGGACATATGAAAACTCATACTAGAAAGCAACCCTATAAACGTAAAGAATGTGGGAAAGACTTCCATCGATCCTCAGACCTCACTGGACATCTGAAaactcacactggagagaaaccctatgaataTAAGGAATGTGGGGAAGCTTTTGGGTCATTGTCATACCTTCATGTTCACAGTAGAATTCATGCTGGAATAAAACCTTATAAATGTCAAGAATGTGGGAAAACCTTTACTTTCCCCTCTTGCCTTATTGAACATATGAAAACgcacactggagagaagccttttaAGTGTGATGCATGTGGGAAAGTCTTTGCATCTTCTCGTAATCTTCTTAGACATTTACGATCTCATACAGGGCAGAAGACTGCTAAATGTGCCAGATGTGGGAAAGCATTTGCTTGATCCTCACAAGTTACTCAACATATGAGAAcacacactggagagaagccttgtAAGTAACACATGTGGGAAAGCCTTTCAGTTTTCCAGTAATCTTCTTAGTCATTT
Proteins encoded in this window:
- the LOC105615213 gene encoding zinc finger protein 559 isoform X3; this encodes MSDKLFSNWEICLNTRRSAPQWNILNGKKSNVVDMTRSRNGQELYDCERSKKDISDHFYLRTHRSTENGTNFYEDNQYGKSFHTLHNKPFTGEKSPMFNQCGKAVRLTPDMKTHTGEKPFKCDTCEKAFRLFSLIHVHC
- the LOC105615213 gene encoding zinc finger protein 559 isoform X1, which codes for MAVAASAIASGEVLVSSRERRVGVLEPDWEICLNTRRSAPQWNILNGKKSNVVDMTRSRNGQELYDCERSKKDISDHFYLRTHRSTENGTNFYEDNQYGKSFHTLHNKPFTGEKSPMFNQCGKAVRLTPDMKTHTGEKPFKCDTCEKAFRLFSLIHVHC
- the LOC105615213 gene encoding zinc finger protein 561 isoform X2, which gives rise to MLENYKNLTTTEWEMQIKSNDLKIQQDTLWEKISNRVQMTRSRNGQELYDCERSKKDISDHFYLRTHRSTENGTNFYEDNQYGKSFHTLHNKPFTGEKSPMFNQCGKAVRLTPDMKTHTGEKPFKCDTCEKAFRLFSLIHVHC